One window of the Streptomyces asoensis genome contains the following:
- a CDS encoding discoidin domain-containing protein, producing the protein MRPKRRGRRAMAAVLTTSLLMLGASSLTTASAADGPNLAAGRPTAASSSHAEYASRNITDGDQGSYWQSAGGNLPQWVQADLGSTARVDEVVLKLPVSWESRSQTLSVQGSADGTGFSTLKASAAYTFSPGSANTVTVAFPAGQTRYVRVEITANTGWQAAQLSELEVHAAGESSTDLARGRTLTASSHTETYVPANAADGNKASYWESRNNELPQWIRADLGSSLGVDRVVLKLPDGWGARTQTLKIQGSANGTDFTDLTASKAYQFAPTDGNTVTVTFDTATTRYLQVLVTANTGQPAAQLSELEVYGPATGDTQAPTAPANLAYTEPAAGQIRLTWNASTDNTGVTGVTGYDVYADNELLTSVAGNATTYTDIRPASATVSYFVRAKDAAGNVSGNSNTVTRRGATGDTQAPTAPANLAFTEPAAGQIRLTWNASTDNTGVTGYDVYANNTLLTTVAGNVTTYTDNRSATATVSYFVRAKDAAGNVSGNSNTATRTGTSGPGSNLAVGKPVTASSTVHTFVAENANDNSTSTYWEGSGHPATLTVQLGANADVTSLVLRLNPDSSWGPRTQTVQVLGREQSASGHASLVAATGYAFSPASGNTVTIPVAARVADVQLRFTGNSGAPAGQIAEFQVIGTAAPNPDLEVTSLTASPASPVESDAITLAATVRNSGETAAPAGSLALRLNGTKVATAPVGALAAGAQTTVSASIGARDAGTYQLSAVADEGGTVIEQNETNNAYTAPTALTVRPVSSSDLVPAVTTAPSGPAAGDTVTFRVAVRNQGTVASAGGAHALTLALVDSKGATVRTLTGSHDGAITAGATTAPVTLGTWTAANGTYTVRATVAPDGNELPVKRENNTVEQSLFVGRGANMPYDMYEAEDGTTGGGATTVGPNRTVGDLAGEASGRKAVTLDGTGEYVEFTTRAATNTLVTRFSLPDAPGGGGTDATLNVYVDGTLRKALPLTSRYAWLYGAEASPGNAPSAGAPRHIYDEAHLMLGETVPAGAKIRLQKDAANTSRYAIDFVSLEQVAPVANPDPAAYAVPAGFTHQDVQNALDRVRMDTTGKLAGVYLPPGDYQTPSKFQVYGKAVQVVGAGPWYTQFHAPAGQENTDVGFRAEASAKGSAFRGFAYFGNYTSRIDGPGKVFDFANVSDIVIDNTWTEHMVCLYWGANTDRVTISNSRIRDTFADAINMTNGSTDNHVVNNESRASGDDSFALFSAIDAGGADMKDNLYENLTSLLTWRAAGIAVYGGYDNTFRNIHIADTLVYSGITISSLDFGYPMNGFGTDPTTVENVSVVRSGGHFWGAQTFPGIWLFSASKVFQGIRINDVDIVDPTYSGIMFQTQYVGGQPVNPIKDTVLTDISITGARKSGDAFDARSGFGLWANELPEAGQGPAVGEVTINGLRLNGNAVDIRNTTSTFKININP; encoded by the coding sequence ATGAGACCGAAGCGCAGGGGACGGCGGGCCATGGCCGCCGTCCTCACGACCAGTCTGCTGATGCTGGGCGCGTCGTCACTGACCACCGCCTCGGCGGCCGACGGCCCCAACCTCGCTGCCGGTCGGCCGACCGCGGCCAGCAGCTCCCACGCCGAGTACGCGTCCCGCAACATCACCGACGGCGACCAGGGCTCCTACTGGCAGAGCGCGGGCGGCAACCTGCCGCAATGGGTCCAGGCCGACCTCGGCTCCACCGCCCGCGTCGACGAGGTCGTGCTGAAGCTGCCCGTGTCCTGGGAGAGCCGCAGCCAGACCCTGTCCGTGCAGGGCAGCGCCGACGGCACCGGCTTCAGCACCCTGAAGGCGTCCGCCGCCTACACCTTCAGCCCCGGCTCGGCCAACACCGTCACGGTGGCCTTCCCGGCCGGGCAGACCCGCTATGTACGGGTCGAGATCACCGCCAACACCGGCTGGCAGGCCGCCCAGCTCTCGGAGCTGGAGGTGCACGCGGCGGGTGAGTCCTCCACCGACCTCGCCCGCGGCCGCACCCTCACCGCGAGCAGCCACACCGAGACATACGTGCCGGCCAACGCCGCGGACGGCAACAAGGCCAGCTACTGGGAGAGCCGCAACAACGAACTCCCGCAGTGGATCCGGGCCGACCTCGGCTCCTCCCTCGGCGTCGACCGGGTGGTGCTCAAGCTGCCCGACGGCTGGGGCGCCCGCACCCAGACCCTGAAGATCCAGGGCAGCGCCAACGGGACCGACTTCACCGACCTCACGGCGTCGAAGGCGTACCAGTTCGCCCCGACCGACGGGAACACGGTGACGGTCACCTTCGACACCGCCACCACCCGCTACCTCCAGGTCCTGGTCACCGCCAACACCGGTCAGCCCGCCGCGCAGTTGTCCGAGTTGGAGGTCTACGGCCCGGCGACCGGCGACACCCAGGCGCCCACGGCTCCGGCGAACCTGGCGTACACCGAGCCTGCCGCCGGGCAGATCCGGCTGACGTGGAACGCCTCCACCGACAACACCGGCGTCACCGGCGTCACCGGCTACGACGTCTACGCCGACAACGAGCTGCTGACCTCGGTCGCAGGCAACGCCACCACGTACACCGACATTCGGCCCGCGAGCGCCACGGTCTCCTACTTCGTGCGTGCCAAGGACGCCGCCGGGAACGTCTCCGGCAACAGCAACACCGTCACCCGACGTGGCGCGACCGGCGACACCCAGGCGCCCACCGCCCCCGCGAACCTGGCCTTCACCGAGCCTGCCGCCGGGCAGATCCGGCTGACGTGGAACGCCTCCACCGACAACACCGGCGTCACCGGCTACGACGTCTACGCGAACAACACCCTGCTCACCACGGTCGCGGGCAACGTGACCACCTACACCGACAACCGCTCCGCCACCGCCACCGTGTCCTACTTCGTGCGGGCGAAGGACGCCGCCGGGAACGTCTCCGGCAACAGCAACACCGCCACCCGCACCGGCACCTCAGGCCCCGGCTCCAACCTCGCGGTCGGCAAGCCCGTCACGGCCTCCTCGACCGTGCACACCTTCGTGGCCGAGAACGCCAACGACAACTCCACCAGCACCTACTGGGAGGGCTCCGGCCACCCCGCCACGCTGACCGTGCAGCTCGGCGCCAACGCCGACGTCACCTCACTGGTCCTGCGCCTCAACCCGGACAGCTCCTGGGGCCCGCGCACCCAGACCGTCCAGGTGCTCGGGCGCGAACAGTCCGCGAGCGGCCACGCCTCGCTGGTCGCCGCCACGGGGTACGCCTTCAGCCCGGCGAGCGGCAACACGGTGACCATCCCGGTCGCCGCGCGCGTCGCCGATGTCCAGCTGCGGTTCACCGGCAACTCCGGTGCCCCCGCAGGGCAGATCGCCGAGTTCCAGGTGATCGGCACCGCCGCGCCCAACCCCGATCTGGAGGTCACCTCGCTGACCGCCTCGCCGGCCTCGCCCGTGGAGTCGGACGCCATCACCCTGGCGGCCACCGTCCGCAACAGCGGCGAGACCGCCGCGCCCGCCGGCAGCCTCGCGCTGCGGCTGAACGGCACCAAGGTCGCCACCGCCCCCGTGGGCGCCCTGGCCGCCGGCGCGCAGACCACCGTCAGCGCCTCGATCGGCGCCCGCGACGCGGGGACCTACCAGCTCAGCGCCGTCGCCGACGAGGGCGGCACGGTGATCGAGCAGAACGAGACCAACAACGCCTACACGGCGCCCACCGCCCTCACCGTGCGCCCGGTCAGCAGCTCCGACCTGGTCCCGGCGGTCACCACGGCGCCGTCCGGCCCGGCCGCGGGCGACACGGTCACCTTCCGGGTCGCCGTGCGCAATCAGGGCACCGTCGCCTCCGCGGGCGGCGCCCACGCCCTCACCCTCGCCCTGGTCGACTCCAAGGGGGCGACCGTCCGCACGCTGACCGGCTCCCACGACGGGGCGATCACCGCCGGTGCCACCACCGCACCGGTCACCCTCGGCACCTGGACGGCCGCCAACGGCACCTACACGGTGCGCGCCACGGTCGCGCCCGACGGCAACGAACTGCCCGTGAAGCGGGAGAACAACACCGTGGAGCAGTCCCTGTTCGTCGGACGCGGCGCCAACATGCCGTACGACATGTACGAGGCGGAGGACGGCACCACGGGCGGCGGCGCCACCACCGTCGGCCCCAACCGCACCGTCGGCGACCTCGCGGGCGAGGCGTCAGGACGCAAGGCCGTCACCCTCGACGGCACCGGTGAATACGTGGAGTTCACCACCCGGGCGGCCACCAACACCCTGGTGACCCGCTTCTCCCTCCCCGACGCCCCGGGCGGCGGCGGCACCGACGCCACCCTGAACGTCTACGTCGACGGCACCCTCCGCAAGGCCCTGCCGCTCACCTCGCGGTACGCCTGGCTGTACGGCGCCGAGGCGTCGCCCGGCAACGCGCCCTCCGCGGGAGCCCCGCGCCACATCTACGACGAGGCTCATCTGATGCTGGGCGAGACCGTCCCGGCCGGTGCGAAGATCCGGCTCCAGAAGGACGCCGCCAACACCTCGCGCTACGCGATCGACTTCGTCAGCCTGGAGCAGGTCGCGCCCGTCGCCAACCCCGACCCGGCGGCGTACGCCGTCCCGGCCGGCTTCACCCACCAGGACGTGCAGAACGCCCTCGACCGGGTCCGGATGGACACCACCGGCAAACTCGCCGGCGTCTACCTGCCGCCGGGCGACTACCAGACACCGTCGAAGTTCCAGGTGTACGGCAAGGCCGTGCAGGTCGTCGGCGCCGGACCCTGGTACACCCAGTTCCACGCCCCGGCCGGCCAGGAGAACACCGACGTCGGCTTCCGGGCCGAGGCGAGCGCCAAGGGCTCCGCGTTCCGCGGCTTCGCCTACTTCGGCAACTACACCTCGCGCATCGACGGACCGGGCAAGGTGTTCGACTTCGCCAACGTGTCGGACATCGTCATCGACAACACCTGGACCGAGCACATGGTCTGCCTGTACTGGGGCGCCAACACCGACCGGGTGACGATCAGCAACTCCCGTATCCGCGACACCTTCGCCGACGCGATCAACATGACCAACGGGTCGACGGACAACCACGTCGTCAATAACGAGTCCCGCGCCTCCGGAGACGACAGCTTCGCGCTGTTCTCGGCGATCGACGCGGGCGGCGCCGACATGAAGGACAACCTCTACGAGAACCTGACCTCGCTGCTGACCTGGCGGGCCGCGGGCATCGCCGTGTACGGCGGCTACGACAACACCTTCCGCAACATCCACATCGCCGACACCCTGGTCTACTCCGGCATCACCATCAGCTCGCTGGACTTCGGCTACCCGATGAACGGCTTCGGGACCGACCCGACGACGGTGGAGAACGTCTCCGTGGTCCGTTCCGGCGGGCACTTCTGGGGCGCCCAGACCTTCCCCGGCATCTGGCTGTTCTCCGCGTCCAAGGTGTTCCAGGGCATCCGGATCAACGACGTCGACATCGTCGACCCGACCTACTCCGGAATCATGTTCCAGACGCAGTACGTCGGCGGCCAGCCGGTGAACCCGATCAAGGACACCGTCCTCACCGACATCTCGATCACCGGCGCCCGCAAGAGCGGCGACGCCTTTGACGCCAGGTCCGGCTTCGGACTGTGGGCGAACGAGTTGCCCGAGGCCGGTCAGGGTCCGGCGGTCGGCGAGGTCACGATCAACGGGCTGCGCCTGAACGGCAATGCCGTGGACATCCGGAACACCACCTCCACCTTCAAGATCAACATCAATCCCTGA
- a CDS encoding class I SAM-dependent methyltransferase: MSEASEATRADRALKAKHRAMWALGDYPLVATDLIPDLGPELVRESGVRPGTRVLDVAAGSGNAAIPAALVGADVVAVDLTPELLEAGRELATERGAKLEWREGDAEELPFADADFDTVMSCVGVMFAPHHQRAADELVRVCRPGGKIGLVNWTPEGFIGQMFAAMRPYAPPPPPGAQPPPLWGDEGHVRSLLGDRVTGVDARRQLLRIDLFSAPEDFREFFKRCYGPTVAVYASIAGDLDKVTALDTALADLAARHLADGAMEWEYLLVTADRAA, from the coding sequence ATGTCCGAGGCGAGTGAGGCGACCCGGGCCGACCGGGCCCTGAAAGCGAAGCATCGTGCCATGTGGGCGCTGGGCGACTATCCCCTCGTGGCCACGGACCTCATCCCGGACCTGGGACCGGAGCTCGTGCGGGAGAGCGGCGTCCGGCCGGGGACCCGAGTGCTCGACGTCGCGGCCGGCTCGGGGAACGCCGCCATCCCCGCCGCCCTCGTCGGGGCCGACGTGGTGGCTGTGGATCTGACCCCGGAACTGCTGGAGGCCGGCCGTGAGCTCGCCACGGAGCGCGGTGCCAAGCTGGAGTGGCGCGAGGGCGATGCCGAGGAACTGCCGTTCGCGGACGCGGACTTCGACACCGTGATGTCCTGCGTCGGCGTCATGTTCGCCCCGCACCACCAGCGGGCCGCCGACGAACTGGTCCGCGTCTGTCGACCCGGCGGGAAGATCGGCCTCGTCAACTGGACTCCGGAAGGGTTCATCGGGCAGATGTTCGCCGCCATGCGCCCGTACGCGCCCCCGCCGCCGCCCGGAGCGCAGCCGCCGCCGCTGTGGGGCGACGAGGGTCACGTGCGTTCTCTGCTCGGCGACCGCGTGACCGGCGTCGACGCCCGTCGTCAGTTGCTGCGCATCGACCTGTTCTCCGCTCCGGAGGACTTCCGGGAGTTCTTCAAGCGCTGCTACGGCCCGACCGTCGCCGTCTACGCCTCCATCGCCGGCGACCTCGACAAGGTCACCGCCCTCGACACGGCGCTCGCGGACCTGGCCGCCCGGCACCTCGCGGACGGGGCCATGGAATGGGAGTACCTGCTGGTCACGGCCGACAGGGCCGCCTAG
- a CDS encoding CARDB domain-containing protein, whose protein sequence is MSWRPPGRRPVTGAVVAGLLSAGLLPLAFASPARAAPAAADVNLALGRPATAGGAHAEYPARNLTDGVQASYWEGPAGSFPQWAQVDLGVAREVDRVVLKLPTGWGSRNETLSLLGSGDGSGFSTLAASAVRVFDPDRANTVSVALASPADVRYLRVNVSGNTGWNAAQLSELEVYGEDGGTDPGDPPPAGTNLARNKPVEATSSTQTYVAANATDDSVTTYWEAAGHPSDLTVKLGADADVTGVVVKLDPAPVWAARTQTIQVLGRQQSASGFTSLAAAKPYSFSPASGNTVTVPVSGRWSDVRLHFTANSGAPGGQVAEFQVVGTAAPAPDLTVTTLDWTPAAPSERDAVTVRATVRNAGTARSAATTVDVSVEGTVAGSAAVPALDPGASATVDVATGTRAAGSYGVSAVVDPRNTVPELDDSNNSRTATSRLVVTQAPGPDLEVRSITTSPANPAVGQAVSFTVAVHNRGISAAPAGSVTRLQAGSTTLNGTTGQVAPDATVNVTIGGTWTATAGGATLTATADATGVVAETDENNNVLTKSLVVGRGAAVPYTEYEAEDGRYTGTLLTADAQRTFGHTNFATESSGRRSVRLTATGQYVEFTSTNAANSLVVRNSVPDSASGGGADATVSLYADGAFVQKLPLSSKHSWLYGTTDDPEGLTNRPGGDARRLFDESHALLSKSYPPGTVFRLQRDAGDSAAFQVIDLVDLEQVAPAASKPADCTSITEYGAVPNDGIDDTDAIQRAVTADQNGQISCVWIPAGQWRQEQKILTDDPLNRGQFNQVGIRDVTIRGAGMWHSQLYTLTPPQEAGGINHPHEGNFGFDIDSNTQISDIAIFGSGTIRGGDGNAEGGVGLNGRFGKGTKISNVWIEHANVGVWVGRDYSNIPELWGPGDGLEFSGVRIRDTYADGVNFANGTRNSTVYNSSFRNTGDDALAVWASKYVKDTSVDIGHDNHFRNNTIQLPWRANGIAVYGGYGNTIENNVVSDTMNYPGIMLATDHDPLPFSGETLIAGNALYRTGGAFWNEDQEFGAITLFAQGQDIPGVTVRDTEIHDSTYDGIQFKTGGGAMPGVKITNVRIDRSNNGSGILAMSGARGSAILSGVTITGSAQGDVLVEPGSQFTITGTPNGAAGRRDAY, encoded by the coding sequence ATGAGTTGGAGACCACCGGGCCGTCGGCCCGTGACCGGCGCGGTCGTCGCCGGGCTCCTGTCGGCCGGCCTGCTGCCGCTGGCCTTCGCCTCCCCCGCCCGGGCGGCTCCGGCAGCGGCCGATGTCAACCTCGCCCTCGGCCGCCCCGCCACGGCGGGCGGCGCGCACGCCGAGTACCCCGCCCGCAATCTCACCGACGGTGTCCAGGCCTCCTACTGGGAGGGCCCGGCGGGGTCCTTCCCGCAGTGGGCGCAGGTCGACCTCGGCGTGGCCCGGGAGGTGGACCGGGTGGTGCTCAAGCTCCCGACCGGGTGGGGCAGCCGTAACGAGACCCTGTCGCTGCTCGGCAGCGGCGACGGCTCCGGCTTCAGCACCCTCGCGGCCTCGGCGGTCCGGGTGTTCGACCCGGACCGGGCCAACACGGTGTCCGTCGCCCTCGCCTCCCCGGCTGACGTGCGGTACCTCCGCGTCAACGTCTCCGGCAACACCGGGTGGAACGCGGCGCAGCTCTCCGAGCTGGAGGTGTACGGCGAGGACGGCGGCACGGACCCGGGCGACCCGCCGCCGGCCGGCACCAACCTGGCCCGCAACAAGCCGGTCGAGGCCACCTCCTCCACGCAGACCTATGTGGCCGCCAACGCCACCGACGACTCCGTCACCACCTACTGGGAGGCGGCCGGTCACCCCTCGGACCTCACCGTCAAGCTGGGCGCCGACGCCGACGTGACCGGCGTGGTCGTCAAGCTCGACCCCGCCCCGGTGTGGGCGGCCCGCACCCAGACCATCCAGGTCCTCGGCCGACAGCAGTCCGCGAGCGGCTTCACCTCGCTGGCTGCCGCGAAGCCGTACTCCTTCAGCCCGGCGAGCGGCAACACGGTGACCGTTCCGGTCAGCGGTCGCTGGTCCGATGTCCGGCTGCACTTCACCGCCAACTCCGGTGCGCCCGGCGGGCAGGTCGCCGAGTTCCAGGTCGTGGGCACCGCCGCGCCCGCCCCCGACCTGACGGTCACCACGCTGGACTGGACGCCGGCCGCGCCCAGCGAGCGGGACGCGGTCACCGTCAGGGCCACCGTGCGCAACGCGGGCACCGCGCGCTCCGCAGCCACCACCGTCGACGTCAGCGTGGAGGGCACGGTCGCGGGCAGCGCCGCCGTCCCGGCGCTGGACCCGGGCGCCTCGGCGACCGTGGACGTCGCCACCGGTACCCGAGCGGCGGGCAGTTACGGCGTGTCGGCCGTCGTGGACCCCCGGAACACCGTCCCGGAGCTGGACGACAGCAACAACAGCCGCACGGCCACGAGCAGGCTGGTCGTCACCCAGGCGCCCGGCCCTGACCTGGAGGTCCGCTCGATCACCACCAGCCCGGCCAACCCGGCCGTCGGCCAGGCCGTCTCCTTCACCGTCGCCGTGCACAACCGCGGGATCAGCGCCGCTCCAGCCGGCTCGGTGACCCGGCTCCAGGCCGGCTCGACCACCCTCAACGGCACGACCGGCCAGGTGGCCCCCGACGCCACGGTGAACGTGACGATCGGCGGGACCTGGACGGCCACCGCGGGCGGGGCGACCCTCACCGCGACCGCCGACGCCACCGGAGTCGTCGCCGAGACCGACGAGAACAACAACGTCCTCACCAAGTCCCTGGTGGTCGGACGCGGCGCCGCCGTTCCGTACACCGAGTACGAGGCGGAGGACGGGCGGTACACCGGCACCCTCCTCACCGCCGACGCCCAGCGGACCTTCGGGCACACCAACTTCGCCACCGAGTCCTCCGGCCGCAGGTCGGTCCGGCTCACCGCGACCGGCCAGTACGTGGAGTTCACCTCCACGAACGCGGCCAACTCCCTCGTGGTGCGCAACTCCGTCCCGGACTCCGCGTCCGGCGGCGGCGCGGACGCCACCGTCAGCCTGTACGCCGACGGCGCCTTCGTGCAGAAGCTGCCCCTGTCGTCCAAGCACAGCTGGCTGTACGGCACCACCGACGACCCCGAGGGCCTGACCAACCGGCCGGGCGGTGACGCGCGGCGCCTGTTCGACGAGTCACACGCACTGCTGTCGAAGAGCTACCCGCCGGGCACCGTGTTCCGCCTCCAGCGCGACGCGGGCGACTCGGCCGCCTTCCAGGTGATCGACCTGGTCGACCTGGAGCAGGTGGCTCCCGCCGCGTCCAAGCCGGCCGACTGCACCTCGATCACCGAGTACGGGGCCGTGCCCAACGACGGCATCGACGACACCGACGCCATCCAGCGGGCGGTCACCGCCGACCAGAACGGCCAGATCTCCTGTGTGTGGATCCCGGCCGGGCAGTGGCGTCAGGAGCAGAAGATCCTCACCGACGACCCGCTGAACCGGGGGCAGTTCAACCAGGTGGGCATCCGGGACGTCACCATCCGCGGCGCGGGCATGTGGCACTCCCAGCTGTACACGCTGACCCCGCCGCAGGAGGCGGGTGGCATCAACCACCCCCACGAGGGCAACTTCGGCTTCGACATCGACTCCAACACCCAGATCTCCGACATCGCCATCTTCGGCTCGGGCACCATCCGCGGCGGCGACGGCAACGCCGAGGGCGGCGTCGGTCTCAACGGCCGCTTCGGCAAGGGCACGAAGATCTCCAACGTGTGGATCGAGCATGCCAACGTCGGTGTCTGGGTGGGCCGCGACTACTCCAACATCCCCGAACTGTGGGGCCCCGGCGACGGGCTGGAGTTCTCCGGGGTGCGCATCCGCGACACCTACGCCGACGGCGTCAACTTCGCCAACGGCACCCGCAACTCCACCGTGTACAACTCCTCCTTCCGCAACACCGGCGACGACGCGCTCGCCGTGTGGGCCAGCAAATACGTGAAGGACACCTCGGTGGACATCGGCCACGACAACCACTTCCGCAACAACACGATCCAGCTGCCGTGGCGGGCCAACGGCATCGCGGTGTACGGCGGTTACGGCAACACCATCGAGAACAACGTGGTCTCCGACACCATGAACTACCCGGGCATCATGCTGGCCACCGACCACGACCCGCTGCCCTTCAGCGGTGAGACCCTGATCGCGGGCAACGCCCTGTACCGCACGGGCGGCGCGTTCTGGAACGAGGACCAGGAGTTCGGTGCGATCACCCTGTTCGCCCAGGGCCAGGACATCCCGGGCGTCACCGTCCGGGACACCGAGATCCACGACTCGACGTACGACGGCATCCAGTTCAAGACGGGTGGCGGCGCCATGCCGGGCGTGAAGATCACGAACGTGCGCATCGACAGGTCCAACAACGGCTCCGGCATCCTGGCGATGAGCGGGGCCCGTGGGAGCGCCATCCTGTCCGGCGTGACGATCACCGGCTCCGCCCAGGGTGACGTACTCGTCGAACCGGGCTCGCAGTTCACGATCACCGGCACCCCGAACGGGGCGGCGGGGCGACGCGACGCCTACTGA
- a CDS encoding LacI family DNA-binding transcriptional regulator: MTRRLAQVAKKVGVSEATVSRVLNGKPGVSETTRQSVLTALDVLGYERPTQLRGERARLVGLVLPELQNPIFPLLAEVIGGALAQQGLTPVLCTQTKGGVSEADYVDLLLQQHVSGVVFAGGLFAQADAPHEHYRQLAERRIPVVLINAPVEELDFPCVSCDDAVAVEQAWRHLSLLGHERIGVVLGPRDHMPSRRKLAAAQAAAEAAGSPLSEDRVERSMFSLEGGQAATSRLLDRGVTGIICASDPLALGAIRAARRRGLAVPEQVSVVGFDDSAFMNCTEPPLSTVRQPIEAMGRAAVDLLCTQIQGGEVPPGELLFEPELVVRGSTAQAPRD; the protein is encoded by the coding sequence ATGACGCGACGACTTGCTCAGGTTGCCAAGAAGGTAGGGGTCAGCGAGGCCACGGTCAGCCGGGTGCTCAACGGCAAGCCGGGGGTCTCCGAGACCACCCGTCAGTCGGTGCTGACCGCGCTGGACGTGCTCGGCTACGAGCGCCCCACCCAGCTGCGCGGCGAACGCGCCCGGCTGGTGGGACTTGTGCTGCCGGAGCTCCAGAACCCGATCTTCCCGCTGCTCGCCGAGGTCATCGGCGGCGCGCTGGCCCAGCAGGGGCTGACCCCCGTGCTGTGCACCCAGACCAAGGGCGGCGTCTCCGAGGCGGACTACGTCGATCTCCTCCTCCAGCAGCACGTCTCCGGTGTGGTCTTCGCCGGAGGGTTGTTCGCGCAGGCCGACGCCCCGCACGAGCACTACCGGCAGCTCGCCGAACGGCGCATCCCGGTGGTCCTGATCAACGCGCCCGTGGAGGAACTGGACTTCCCCTGTGTCTCCTGCGACGACGCCGTCGCGGTGGAACAGGCCTGGCGCCACCTCTCCCTGCTGGGCCATGAGCGTATCGGGGTCGTCCTCGGGCCCCGCGACCACATGCCCTCCCGGCGCAAGCTCGCCGCCGCGCAGGCCGCGGCCGAGGCGGCCGGCTCCCCGCTCTCCGAGGACCGGGTGGAGCGCTCGATGTTCTCCCTGGAAGGCGGCCAGGCGGCCACCTCGCGCCTGCTGGACCGCGGGGTCACCGGCATCATCTGCGCGAGCGACCCGCTGGCGCTCGGGGCCATCAGGGCCGCCCGGCGGCGCGGCCTCGCGGTGCCCGAACAGGTGTCCGTCGTCGGCTTCGACGACTCCGCCTTCATGAACTGCACGGAGCCCCCGCTGTCCACCGTGCGCCAGCCCATCGAGGCCATGGGGCGCGCCGCCGTGGACCTGCTGTGCACCCAGATCCAGGGCGGCGAAGTGCCGCCCGGTGAGCTGCTGTTCGAGCCCGAGCTGGTCGTGCGCGGCTCCACGGCCCAGGCGCCGCGCGACTGA